In Rosa rugosa chromosome 4, drRosRugo1.1, whole genome shotgun sequence, the genomic stretch GCGGTAATCCTCATTTTTATCTGTTATGGCCTTTCAAATTTCTGACTTTTGGGCACTTGAAACCCAAATGCGATGAGCATGTTTTCCATTGCTGCCTCAATTGTAAGGAAATGAACAATCACTTCAAAAAGGAACTAGGGTCTGTCTCTAGCCTATGAGATTTGCATATGTGAATAGATGAGAGTAAAAAAGAGCTCAACTTCTGGTACATTTAGAATGATCTGTACGAATTTGCTTGATTCTCCAAGGAGTGTGGGACCCATCTGTGCAACTCTTGCCAAGACTTTGGCAAGGGGCGTTCCGGACGCTAGATCACCTCCGGATTGAGCGCCCATATCCACTACCACTGTATCCACCACTGCTCTCAGTGCCATCCGAGCAATACTACCAAATTCACCACTGCAAGAGAGAACACAAAATCAAAGATCATCCACTGATGCGATAAAGAAACTAGAGAGTATGAGAAAGAGAAAGGAACAGGAGGAATAAGTTGCATTGTTCTACTTGTTAGAGTTCATGAAAGAACTCAGGTATTTAGTAAAACCCAGAACATAAGTTGTTTCAAATTTGATATTACTGACCACGTCTCCGACATAAAAGCCATAAAAATACCTTGATATTACTGACCGCGTCTCCAGCATAAGTTGTTCAAATTTGGTGACATCCGGAAGAACTGTGCTATCACTGCTGAAGGCAGTCGCTAGTTCAACCCAACGAGCATCCTCTGGCATCAAGTAGTTCACCCAGTGATGGGGACTTCCTGTGCTCATGAACTTGTCAAGCATTTGCATAATAGTATCATGGAGAACCGTGGTATTGAACCGTTCAGTTAGCTGCTTTCTGCAGATGAAAATCATCCAAGACAATTAGTAAGATTTCTAAAGTTTCTAGAAATTTTTCTAATGCATCTTCAGCCAAAGCCCCTGTGCCTTTATTGTGGTGGGTGCTAGTGTGATTGACGTTGTTCTATATATTCCAACTTGGAAGTGCTCATTAAGTTATGGTAGTTTCGAGTATAATAAACTTATTGCCTATAGATTCAAAACCTGGAAATTGACCACTATAAATGGTACAACAAACCTTACCCATTAAGAActtctgctgctgctgcctGGATATTCGAAATTAAAGCAGGCATGCCATAACTGGAGAGATAATCAGAACTTGCTAGAAACTTCTGCTGGTCATCCCTATCAATGAGTTCAGCATCCTCCTGTAAGCATACATacaaaaatatcacattaaatcCAAGAGTAATATAAGGTTCACTTTGTAGAATGCCTAATATAAGTGGTAATACAAATTAGCAAAGATGACTTGGGAAAGAGTAAACCAGATAAAAACATATCAATAAAAGTGTGCAAAATACTAAAGCAGACAGTCAATGGGTAAGAGTTAACAGAAGTAACAGTGCTTTTAGAGGCATCAATCAGACAGTCACAATGCAGCAATTCTTAAAATCATTctatatttattatattaacGAGCGTTATCCAAGACTCTCACAAATAGTTCAGTAATGTAGACCTTCAAGAAAGGCTAACAAGAAAACCAGGTGGCCAACCATAACCAAATAAAAAGGCAGGTGACCACACTCTTTATAGCCACCAATACTGTAATGAGAAGAAACCATTACAATCTGGTATCAGAAGACTTATTATTAGAATTTCTTACACACAGCATAAGGGAAAGTTTAGAAATATGTCACTCACACTTCATCTCCTATATTGATATCCAACCCGTTCTATCTCCCAGCAACACAGCCTGGTCTTTTTCCTATTCCAAAATCCTTCTGGTAAGATTTCTAAAAGAGCTTCTCCAAAAGATCTACTTAACATATCCTTAATAACATTGAAGATCAAGCCAGACTACCAACATCCTAGTCAATCTTTCCACAACCTAGAATTAAGTGTCATAGCTTGTAAACTTTGTAACCATGTTTGATGCTATTTGACAAAATGGGAGCACATACATTAAACTGGAAAAGGAaaaattcaataattcaaataaatAAGAATGTTTCGGGTGCATGGATATTAAGTAAGCATGTTCAGTTGCGCTAGACTACTTAAGCTGAGAACACTCGGATGTTGAAATAACAAGATGACATCAAAGCCAACAAATCTGATGAATTAAAGTGCATAAGTAAAGCAGGAAAGTAAATGGCCCTTACAACTATAAGAGAGCTTCCAAAACCACGTGCAGTATCAATGTATAAATGTCTCCCTAATATATTGACTTGAACTCTAATATATAAGCTAAGCATCGTCATCGACCACAATGACAACATCATTCTTGTGAAGCCTGAAAAAACAGAAGACCTATAGAAGGTAAGCACATCACAATATCTATATCTGAGCTGAAATCAAAGATAACTCATATTGAAAGATGACAATTCATCACTGCCAAAGAAGGAAAGATACATACTTAGAACTTTTAATCTATCCCACAATTCAAGTTTCTCTGGAGACTTCCCCTTCATTTGCATTAACCTTTCGGTGATATAAGTAGTATCTAACTCTTCTGCTATCCGACTACTCAAATAGTGCATCACGTGAGGCAGCGTTGTTGTATCAGCAATGCTTTGAATGTTCTCAAAATGAGCTTGCATTCTATCAACGTGAAGAAAAAGACATAACATCAGAAACCAAATAGTAAGCAGCCATGGACTCAACATTCCACAAATCACAACAAGAAAACGAAACAGGGTTCGGTATTTACTTAGCCTTAAGGAGCTCCTCACTGCTCTCTTGTTCACGGGCGAGTTCGGCCTCCAGGTCAGTAAGCCTCTGTCTGTGAGCATTATATAGTTTATACAGTAGATATCCACCTCCTAACACACCAGTTGCAACAAGCACCTTCCTCCTATGCCTCCTCCAAAAGCCCCTAATATCACAAATGCCATTAGAAAACTAAAGGGCAGCACTTGTTGGATATCAAGAACCTCATTTCTACCAAAACCATAAACCACCATACCCAGAATGCAACAAAAGCAAATGAATTTCACCAAAACAAGCAAATCTTTATCCATATAAACCAAAAGAATGTAAGAACCTGTAACTAGAACAGTTAACTAGCACAATAGAACCAAGCACAACACTACCCAGAATCGTAAACAAACAATTGGAGCCAAACGGCAAAGACCCAAGTTAGAAAACACTGCAATTTACAAAGCCTGACCTCAAAGAAAGCATCTTTTTTTCTGCTAGAAGAGCCAAAACTCCATCACTGCACCTCAGATCAACGGAGCTGAATGAAATAGTACCCAAGTGAAAAAGGGCGAGAGAACACAATGAACAAGTTGTGGGCTTTCCGTTTAGGGCCGGCAACCGGTGTTGGGAAACCCGCCGGGAGTGAATCTGTAACGGTGGCGCTTTCAattcgagggagagagagagagatgggctTAAAGGAAGAGCCTTTTATCTGAGAAATTTATACAAGGTTTAGGCTTTAGAGAAGGCAAGTTGAAATAGGACCTTTGGGACCTAAAAATGATGGCTCTATACAATTATAGCTGGATTTTGTGTTATCACATTTatgatttgtgttttttttttttggtgaataacACATTTATGATTTGTGTATAAACTATAAATACACCTTTTACCTCTAAAATGTGCAACTTATGATATAAATACAATTAATTTTTGTGTATCATTTTATCTTATTCTTAATGCAGGACATGGTACTGTGCAAGATATATAGGAAGGCAACTTCCTTGAAAGTGCTAGAGCAAAGGGCagcaatggaggaagagatgaaGATGGGGCTTTCATGCCAATTCCCctaatatttatgtatgaatgGACCATTTACTTGTGGGACACATTATGCAATTTGGGTTAGATGGACCATTTACTTGTTCCAtttcaataattttttattttattttatttttttggcaaaatttcaaTTGTATTAGTAGGATGAAACGTAATAGAAATAGTTGTTACTTAAACTGTTTGCAACACAAAATTAATAGTGTAGACACTGGATTGGTTGcagcaaacaaaaaatataaacGTGGAGTCAAAGTCTGATGCTTCATATTACGTTaactaaaactaaaaccaaAGTTTTCACTGTCTCATCCACACATGATAGGCTAAATGCTATGTTTACACCACAAAGTTGATCGTGTAGACACTAAAGTGATCACAACTTACAAAAAGCGTAATCGTGAATTCAGAGTCTGATACTTCATGCTACGTTAATCAAACCAAAGTCTTCATCTCATCCACTTCTGATGGGCAACTAATTAGTAGGACACTAGGACGAAGCGGAACATAAATAGTCATTACTTAAATTGTTTGCACCACTTATTTTATAGTGCACACACTGAATTGGTCATAGCTTACAAAAAAACATAGACATGAATTCAGAGTCTGACGCTTCACGCTATGTTAATCAAACCAAACTCATCACTATCCCATCCACCAGCCTACACACTACGTTTACACTACAAATTTTACAGTGCAGACACTAAACCGGCCACCGCTCACAAAGAAATACACGACAAATTCAGAGTCTAATGCTTCATGCTACGTTTAACCAAACCAAAGTCCTCACCGTTCCATCCACCTCTGATCGGCTACATAAAAGATGTAGAAGCCCAAATAGAAAATGAAAGATCCACCAACCAAGAAGCAAGCCGAAACCCTTTCTTGGCCCAACTTCAGTATCAATATGGGCTTCCAAGTCGAACCGGCCtctccaaaaccctaattccactCCCCCTATTTAAGCACACACTCGTATTCATTTTTCCTCTCACGCCTTTTACACTCTCTCTATCTCAAAACCCtaagagcttctctctctcgccgccgccgccgccgccgccgagcTCCACCAGCGATGGGTTCCGAAGGCCTCGTCCTCAAGGGCACCATGAGGGCCCACACCGACATGGTCACCGCCATCGCCATCCCCATCGACAACTCCGAGATGATCGTCTCCGCCTCCCGCGACAAATCCATCATCCTCTGGCAGCTCAACAAGGACGAGAAGGCCTACGGCGTCCCCCGCCGCCGCCTCACCGGCCACTCCCACTTCGTCCAGGACGTCGTGCTCTCCTCCGACGGCCAGTTCGCCCTCTCCGGCTCCTGGGACGGCGAGCTCCGCCTCTGGGACCTCGCCCAGGGCGTCTCGGCCCGCCGCTTCGTCGGCCACACCAAGGACGTCCTCTCCGTGGCCTTCTCCATCGACAACCGTCAGATCGTCTCGGCCTCCCGCGACCGCACGATCAAGCTGTGGAACACTCTCGGCGAGTGCAAGTACACTATCCAGGAGCAGGACGGCCACAACGACTGGGTCAGCTGCGTCAGGTTCAGCCCCAACACGCTGCAGCCGACGATCGTTTCGGCGTCGTGGGACCGCACCGTGAAGGTGTGGAACTTGACCAATTGCAAGCTGAGGAACACTCTGGAAGGGCACAATGGGTATGTGAACACCGTGGCGGTGTCGCCGGATGGTTCGCTGTGCGCCAGCGGAGGGAAAGATGGGGTCATTTTGCTGTGGGATTTGGCCGAGGGGAAGAGGCTGTACTCGCTCGACGCCGGGGCGATTATTCATGCTCTCTGCTTCAGTCCCAACAGGTACTGGCTGTGCGCTGCGACTGAGCAGAGCATTAAGATCTGGGATTTGGAGAGTAAGAGCATTGTGGAGGATTTGAAGGTCGATTTGAAGACTGAGGCTGAGAAGACCGATGATACCCACACTGCCAACAAGAAGAAGGTATATAAACACTGGTTTCTTTTGTTACTTGCTCTATTAGAATTTtggttttaatatttttttgctTGATGGAGATTGATATTCTGTTGTTTGTGTGTTCCTTATCTGATACTAGTTTGGAAGTGTGAAAATGTCATTTTATTTACTGAATTGTTTTAGACAATGGCGATTTGGAAACAATGCTGATGATTTGCTTGTAGTAGACAATGCGGATTTGTGATCAACTGTCATTTGCTTTAGTTCGTTGATTGTGATATCCTTATTTGATCACATTTGGTTCAGGGACAGATGATTACAGATCAGCATTGTTTCCGATTGTTTTATTTCTACATATTCATGCTTTCATTTGAAGTTCTATACTTTGTAATGTTGAGTTGCAAAAAATTATGAGTTTTCTTGTACTACGCCATCATTGTTCTTTGGTAGTGGGCTGCTGGTTTACATTTAAAGAGTTAAAATGCTTTTAGGCCTTTGATTTCTGGTGGTGTTGCACAATTAGTTTACATATTGGTTGCTCTCCATATTCATGATTATGTAAGTGGGTGCTGCAAGGAAGTCTACAAGTGCAGCATTGCTTTTTATAGTGAACCTTTTTACATTTATTTCAAACAGGTACTGTATCTGAAGTGGTTTGTTTCTGTGTTTGAGTGTACATTGAGATGTGATACGAAATGTTGCAAGTCAATTCTAATATCTCATCCCTGCACAAGTATTGGATTGTGGATTATCAGATTTGAATTGTTCTCCAAACTAGATAGTAGGTTTTTGGTGTGGTAGATACTGTTTGCTCTTTGTGGTTGGTATATTAGTTCAGAAGTTATTGTATTAACAGTTTCTTGCAAATTATTTTCCCCACATATTTGAAATGATGGGTCTTTCTGATTGCTTCTGTTGTCTCATCTTTTTATGTAATTGCAGGTTATCTACTGTACTAGCTTGAACTGGAGTGCAGATGGAAGCACATTGTTCAGTGGATACACCGATGGCGTTATCAGAGTTTGGGGAATTGGCCGCTTCTAGAAAACTGCTTACGAGAGATCTGTTTTGGTTATCGTTGTACTGTCAAAAGTCTATTTAGGTTTTTGGTTGGAAACTTGGATATTTGGGATTTTATCTCTATGTTGACTATATGGCTTTAACGCCTTGCTATTTTTTGGTTTTCAAATTAAGATATTATGTCAGATTTCAAGTTAAGTATCTTTTTGAATTGATGCTGAAATTGCAAAATCTCTATCATGCTCTAGTTTGCGTTGTTAATTAACACGTTGGCCTAGGGAATATTGAACAAGATACCTTAGTTGAAGGAGATCAAAATAGAGTAATTGCGATGTGTGCGAGTATATCATAAAATCTGGTCATGGGGTTTGGTTACGGTCTGTTCTAAAGTCTGATTGTTCGCGTTCTGTGGCTCAAAAATCTTAATCCTGGAGAAAGGACCTCGAGGCAACATCAATGCCTTGGAAACTACCAACTTTATGATACTCCCGTGAACATTTAACTCTACAATACAATGTGTCCTTGCCCCAAAAATGTCTGGCACACCTTCACTTTGCAAGCAGTGGTGGTCTTGATTGTCCAAGGTTGTGGTAATGATGCTATTCTAATTCTAAAATCTCAATTTGCTTTCCATTTGTTTGATCAACGCGGATAAGAACTATAGAAAATGAACGAAGTTATTCAGAGTTTATGCCATGAGCAAATGAGGCAATATACCAAACCAAATCAGAATGCTAGCTATTGTTGGGAAGAAGCAATCAACACTAAAATGAGCACTTTTGAATCCTTTGAATGCATTGCACtatatctttcttttctttttttgaataattgcACTATATCTTTCTATTCTATACACGATTCCCAAAATCAGAACAGACAAACACTGTCGAAGGTAGATAGATGGCTAGATACTACCTTCTGTATTGACTTGCAGCAGGATGATTAGCAATCCTTTTGAATGGCTTGTCTAATTTAGTCTAAAGGAGTTCTACCTATAAAAAGTACAGTGCATGTACAAATGAAAAGTCCGAATATCACCTCGGCATCTGAATATCTCCTCTGCCAGATTCACGTCGCTTCTTTAATCTATTAAGAAAACAAGCAAGTGTTATATCATCGCCGCTGTCTGCACCAGCGCTCACTTGTTCCTTCCCAGATTTGATTGTGACCTCCTCTTGTTTAGGTAGACCTCCTGCATCGGGATCATTACAAATGATGTGCCGTTTGGTAGTTTGAGCATGCCTCTTTTTTGAATTCTTTTTCCCCGTGGAAGCCACAACAGGATCATCAGTCTCATGATCACTTCCTGGACAAATTCTCAACACTCCCCTCATTGGTTCTTGGAGGCCAAGCTTTTGCCCTCTGACTAATTTTCGTCGACCAGGTTTATTGCAAGCTATGGCTGGCTCATGTTGCATAACAGCCAGATCAGCTTCAAGCTTTCTCTTCCTTGATTTATGTAGATAGTAAGAAACAGTATCATCTTCATCTGATGTTCCTATGATTTGATCTGAATAAGACATCGATGTGGGTTCTTTGCGTGCGTCATCCTCATTACTAACAGGTACAATAGCCTTACACTCTACTGTTGGTTCAGTGCCTTTGTGCTTTCTGTGACGATGTTTAagaactttcttcttcttcagggcATCTGAACAAGACATTTCTGTGGGTTCTTTGCGTGCGTCGTCCTCATTACTAACAGGTACAATAGCCTTACACTCTCCTGTTGGTTCAGTGCCTTTGTGCTTTCTGTGACGATGTTTAagaactttcttcttcttcagggcATCTGAACAAGACATTTCTGTGGGTTCTTTGTGTGTGTCATCCTCATTACTAACAGGTACAATAGCCTTACACTCTCCTGTTAGTTCAGCGCCTTTGTGCCTTCTGTGACGCTGTTTAagaactttcttcttcttcgggcCATCATCCCCATCACATGTCCGAACCTCAGAATTGCTTATCCCAGGAATTTGACCGTTGTTTCTATTCCTCCTGGGTCTAATCTTCTTTGGTACAGGTAAAACAGCCTCACAGTCTCCTGTGGGTTCATTGTCTTTGTGCCTTCTTTGACGCTGTTTAagaactttcttcttcttcttcttctttgaggCATCTTCCCCATCATAAGTCTCAACCTCAGAATTGCTTGTCCCAGGTTCTTCCTCAGAGCAAAGTTGAGCATCGTTTCTATGCCTCCTGGGTTTAATCTTCTTTGGAACTTGACTGCATTAAATGAAAGGTAGACACCACAAAGATTAGAAAAGCAGGAATTTTCTGTTAAGATAAGTTGTACACACTCTCCACTTACTCAATCCAAGATGTAAAAAAGTTTAACAAagcttctatatataggctgtGTTTGCTTCAATAAATAGGCGGGGGCAAATGGTTTCATGCAAAAGTTAATTTCTAGCTATTTGGAAAGATGTAAGCAAACTACAATTTCAAGGTCACACTTGAAGACAGGAATTTGACAAGGAAGCAGTCgttaaataatagaaaaa encodes the following:
- the LOC133706799 gene encoding peroxisome biogenesis protein 3-2; translated protein: MLSLRGFWRRHRRKVLVATGVLGGGYLLYKLYNAHRQRLTDLEAELAREQESSEELLKAKMQAHFENIQSIADTTTLPHVMHYLSSRIAEELDTTYITERLMQMKGKSPEKLELWDRLKVLSFTRMMLSLWSMTMLSLYIRVQVNILGRHLYIDTARGFGSSLIVEDAELIDRDDQQKFLASSDYLSSYGMPALISNIQAAAAEVLNGKQLTERFNTTVLHDTIMQMLDKFMSTGSPHHWVNYLMPEDARWVELATAFSSDSTVLPDVTKFEQLMLETRSVISSGEFGSIARMALRAVVDTVVVDMGAQSGGDLASGTPLAKVLARVAQMGPTLLGESSKFVQIILNVPEVELFFTLIYSHMQIS
- the LOC133743536 gene encoding small ribosomal subunit protein RACK1 — protein: MGSEGLVLKGTMRAHTDMVTAIAIPIDNSEMIVSASRDKSIILWQLNKDEKAYGVPRRRLTGHSHFVQDVVLSSDGQFALSGSWDGELRLWDLAQGVSARRFVGHTKDVLSVAFSIDNRQIVSASRDRTIKLWNTLGECKYTIQEQDGHNDWVSCVRFSPNTLQPTIVSASWDRTVKVWNLTNCKLRNTLEGHNGYVNTVAVSPDGSLCASGGKDGVILLWDLAEGKRLYSLDAGAIIHALCFSPNRYWLCAATEQSIKIWDLESKSIVEDLKVDLKTEAEKTDDTHTANKKKVIYCTSLNWSADGSTLFSGYTDGVIRVWGIGRF